The following proteins are co-located in the Chloroflexota bacterium genome:
- a CDS encoding polysaccharide deacetylase family protein, which translates to MAGKPLYVIFTQDCEQLMDDSLHGGPEEWGVSERSVAGLADTLEEYGLSATFFIVAQTAAAQPALYWDLEKRGFELGLHIHPQDTGLGYTDYLGGHTFEEQVTMFDTVADQWADAIGKRPTTFRGGNFSANDNTYPALVATGFTHGSVSSPGRQYDVAKAVWQGAVPYAHYAHKANRLFPGDLDFYEIPLTCDQVRRRAPHLPMELRIEGGDGDTHRQTIRQAWADMAEYDDRLPKIIMPFTHNTHFYEDTTSEKRLALDAIVDEINTIAAEEGYEVIGGTIGSVYAAVEGIRN; encoded by the coding sequence ATGGCCGGTAAGCCGCTCTATGTTATCTTCACGCAGGACTGCGAGCAGCTCATGGACGACTCCCTCCACGGCGGGCCGGAGGAGTGGGGCGTCAGCGAGCGGTCGGTCGCGGGGCTAGCTGACACCTTGGAAGAATACGGCCTGAGCGCGACGTTTTTCATCGTGGCGCAAACGGCGGCAGCGCAGCCCGCGCTTTACTGGGACTTGGAAAAGCGCGGCTTCGAACTCGGCCTTCACATCCATCCGCAGGATACCGGCCTCGGGTACACGGACTATCTCGGCGGTCACACCTTCGAAGAGCAAGTGACTATGTTCGATACGGTAGCCGACCAGTGGGCGGACGCCATCGGCAAGCGGCCGACAACGTTTCGAGGCGGCAACTTCTCCGCCAACGACAATACGTACCCCGCGCTTGTCGCCACAGGATTCACCCACGGCAGTGTGTCTTCGCCGGGTCGCCAGTACGACGTAGCCAAAGCCGTGTGGCAGGGCGCCGTGCCCTATGCGCATTACGCCCACAAGGCCAACCGCCTCTTTCCCGGCGACCTCGACTTCTACGAGATACCGCTCACGTGCGACCAGGTACGGCGGCGCGCGCCGCATCTGCCCATGGAACTCCGCATCGAGGGCGGCGATGGCGACACCCACCGGCAGACCATTCGCCAAGCCTGGGCCGACATGGCAGAGTATGACGACAGATTGCCCAAGATCATCATGCCTTTCACCCACAATACGCACTTCTACGAAGACACCACCAGCGAAAAACGGTTGGCGCTCGATGCCATCGTGGATGAAATCAACACGATTGCCGCGGAAGAGGGTTACGAGGTTATCGGCGGTACTATCGGCAGCGTGTACGCGGCGGTGGAAGGGATACGCAATTAG
- a CDS encoding zinc-binding alcohol dehydrogenase, with product MRALYANNRGETYLKEVPEPELGETGVLMETTVSVLGTGSEVGGVGKARQATQAGSVPGEVHERPMSYQSAGKVVAVSPDLESHVAPGDRVVAVGGGFAPHAERAFVIRHNFAKIPDNLDTAEAATANIGLTALHALRRAQFLPGETAAVIGLGLVGQMIVQMVRMMGGQAIGIDLIPFRLEKARELGVDLALQGDADTVAAAIADFTCGLGVDASFVAAGGGPEPGRLGVRLVRPSGRVMMIGGLVPDFTVGHPDANPHTKEVDIRWVFGRGPGSRDQDYLHARTDYPNRFVQWDQERNLYALLGMQASGQINVGPLLTHRFSFADAPKAVDLLIDHPDEALAVVLDY from the coding sequence ATGCGCGCGTTGTACGCAAACAATCGAGGTGAGACTTACCTGAAAGAAGTGCCGGAGCCGGAGCTTGGAGAGACCGGCGTGCTCATGGAGACGACCGTATCGGTGCTCGGCACGGGCTCAGAGGTCGGCGGTGTGGGCAAAGCGCGCCAGGCCACGCAAGCAGGCAGCGTACCCGGCGAGGTGCACGAACGTCCCATGAGCTACCAGTCGGCGGGCAAGGTCGTGGCAGTTTCACCCGACTTAGAGTCGCATGTTGCGCCGGGCGACCGCGTGGTGGCCGTGGGAGGCGGTTTTGCGCCGCATGCCGAGCGGGCGTTTGTGATTAGGCACAACTTCGCCAAGATTCCCGACAACTTGGATACGGCGGAAGCCGCGACGGCGAACATCGGTCTCACGGCACTGCACGCGCTGCGCCGCGCGCAATTCCTGCCGGGCGAAACGGCGGCGGTGATCGGTCTGGGACTGGTGGGCCAGATGATCGTACAGATGGTGCGGATGATGGGCGGCCAGGCCATCGGCATCGACCTTATTCCCTTCCGCTTGGAGAAGGCGCGGGAGCTGGGCGTAGACCTGGCATTACAGGGCGACGCGGATACAGTCGCTGCTGCGATAGCGGACTTCACGTGCGGTCTGGGCGTGGACGCGTCGTTTGTGGCAGCCGGTGGCGGTCCCGAGCCGGGTCGCTTGGGCGTACGCTTGGTGCGGCCCAGCGGTCGGGTGATGATGATTGGCGGTCTCGTGCCGGACTTCACCGTCGGTCACCCCGATGCTAACCCTCACACCAAGGAAGTCGACATCCGCTGGGTGTTTGGCCGCGGCCCCGGCAGCCGCGACCAGGACTACCTACATGCCCGCACGGACTATCCGAACCGTTTTGTGCAGTGGGACCAGGAGCGCAACCTCTATGCGTTGCTGGGGATGCAGGCTTCCGGCCAGATAAACGTCGGCCCGCTGCTCACCCACCGCTTTTCCTTCGCTGACGCGCCAAAGGCTGTCGACCTCCTCATCGACCATCCCGACGAGGCACTGGCGGTCGTGCTCGACTACTAG
- a CDS encoding RNA-binding protein, which produces MNIYVGNLPYTTTDEELRELFAEFGDVASASVIMDRDTGRSRGFGFVEMSSQAEAEAAISALNQKDMGGRALNVNQARPRGERRPREFNSRPRSW; this is translated from the coding sequence GTGAATATCTATGTAGGGAATCTTCCCTATACGACGACTGATGAAGAACTGCGGGAGCTGTTTGCCGAGTTTGGCGACGTAGCCTCGGCTTCCGTCATTATGGACCGTGACACCGGTCGCTCTCGAGGTTTTGGCTTTGTCGAGATGTCATCCCAGGCAGAAGCCGAAGCCGCGATTAGCGCCCTCAACCAGAAGGACATGGGCGGTCGTGCGCTAAACGTCAACCAGGCACGCCCCCGCGGCGAGCGACGGCCGCGCGAGTTCAATAGCCGACCGCGTTCCTGGTAA
- a CDS encoding C45 family autoproteolytic acyltransferase/hydrolase has protein sequence MRQVVQSGTPHEMGLQHGAAFADILPVAVKRFALDRGWNNAHGRRVLRQVERNLDRVFPESLEELHAIADAANVNYDDLLAYNACQEIGRSRVECTNVALADTPQGTIHFKSNDVDADMKQFHVLQETHPDKGLASVGVNYAGTTWLNAGVNEAGLTYGGSSIPNNDSDWEHGIPANTFLRYLLQYADSIESAADLVARTPIMNHGINLMLTDPTGAAIVVERSSTRVAVRRMEGHTIWNTNHFLTDEMQPVLKNDGGAAAQNSRDRFTVLARLTAELPHSLEQLMRIARTHTEPASICRHDALAQSIMGYIMIARERSLLVSFGYPCENEFEAFTFSKTPAAAS, from the coding sequence ATGCGGCAAGTGGTTCAGTCAGGCACGCCCCACGAGATGGGACTTCAGCATGGCGCGGCGTTTGCGGACATCCTTCCCGTGGCGGTGAAGCGGTTCGCGCTCGACCGCGGCTGGAACAATGCCCATGGCAGGCGGGTGCTGCGGCAGGTGGAGCGCAACCTGGACAGAGTGTTCCCTGAGTCCTTAGAGGAACTTCACGCCATTGCTGACGCCGCTAACGTGAACTACGACGATCTCCTCGCCTATAACGCCTGCCAGGAGATCGGGCGCTCCCGCGTGGAGTGCACGAACGTGGCGTTGGCCGATACACCCCAGGGCACCATCCATTTCAAGTCCAACGACGTGGACGCCGACATGAAGCAGTTTCATGTTCTTCAGGAGACTCACCCGGACAAGGGTCTTGCTTCAGTTGGCGTGAACTACGCCGGCACCACGTGGCTGAACGCGGGCGTGAACGAGGCGGGCCTCACCTACGGCGGCAGCAGCATTCCTAATAACGACAGCGACTGGGAGCACGGCATTCCCGCGAATACGTTCCTGCGCTATCTCTTGCAGTATGCCGATAGCATAGAATCGGCCGCCGATTTGGTGGCGCGCACGCCCATCATGAACCACGGAATCAACCTCATGCTCACCGATCCGACCGGCGCGGCCATCGTAGTGGAACGGTCGTCCACGCGTGTCGCAGTGCGGCGCATGGAAGGCCACACCATCTGGAATACGAACCACTTCTTGACCGACGAAATGCAGCCCGTGCTCAAGAACGACGGCGGCGCTGCCGCCCAGAACAGCCGCGATCGCTTCACCGTGCTCGCGCGGCTTACGGCCGAGCTGCCCCACTCGCTGGAGCAGCTCATGCGCATTGCCCGCACCCACACCGAGCCCGCCAGTATCTGCCGGCACGACGCGCTGGCCCAGAGCATCATGGGCTATATCATGATCGCGCGGGAACGCAGCTTGTTGGTGAGCTTCGGCTATCCTTGCGAGAATGAGTTTGAGGCGTTCACGTTTTCAAAGACCCCCGCGGCGGCGTCTTGA
- a CDS encoding sulfatase-like hydrolase/transferase — MNEQTGNGQGEHGGGEQPPNVLILMTDQMRWDLLSCAGHPVCRTPVLDALAERGVRFANFYSAAPICTPARYSVFNGRHVPVHEGNWNGLPTRDGEVFLPSIMQHYGYATAIAGKLHFDPKEDSFGFDDFRTFRAEGPTPERGYEAYMKDKHGAWKRDRIAEGTCRWPGDPHGGGVGLFADPPEDNDTSWITRQTLEALDLLEQSGKPWFLFSSYHDPHSPFVEPEPYYSMYARDSIALPDIPPEISGLRRNARGTQEVAHLIDDPAMLREITAIYYAATTHVDHDIGIVLAELERRGLKDNTIILFLSDHGDMMGDHGRMYKQVMYEGATHVPLIVQAPESVFPSLTPGRVVDEVTGHVDIVPTVLDLCGLPVPQGVQGKSLAPLCAGNSAGWPDEAFSWMLGVPYTRQEAYMLGTQRMLRTPEYKLIDYGADFCTRWELFDMANDPLEMHNLADDPAHKSVLQALATRLDEWEAEEPPLVQIPGMPTPSYSYVSPERRAEFTAAWDAVVRRQAAWRWPATS, encoded by the coding sequence GTGAATGAGCAAACCGGCAACGGGCAAGGCGAGCATGGCGGAGGCGAGCAGCCGCCGAACGTGCTCATACTCATGACAGACCAGATGCGGTGGGACCTGCTTAGTTGCGCGGGGCATCCCGTCTGCCGGACGCCGGTGCTCGATGCATTGGCTGAACGGGGCGTGCGCTTCGCGAACTTTTACAGCGCGGCGCCGATCTGCACACCGGCGCGATATTCTGTTTTCAACGGCCGCCATGTCCCCGTCCACGAGGGCAATTGGAACGGTCTGCCCACGCGGGACGGTGAGGTCTTTCTGCCTTCCATCATGCAGCACTACGGCTATGCGACGGCCATCGCCGGCAAGCTGCACTTCGATCCCAAGGAAGACTCGTTTGGCTTTGATGACTTCCGCACGTTTCGCGCCGAAGGGCCTACGCCGGAACGGGGCTACGAGGCTTATATGAAAGACAAGCACGGCGCGTGGAAGCGCGACAGGATTGCAGAAGGCACCTGCCGGTGGCCGGGCGATCCCCATGGCGGTGGCGTGGGGTTGTTCGCCGATCCGCCGGAAGATAATGATACGAGCTGGATTACCAGACAGACTCTCGAGGCTCTCGACCTGCTGGAGCAGTCCGGCAAGCCGTGGTTCCTCTTCTCCAGCTATCACGATCCCCACTCACCTTTCGTCGAGCCGGAACCGTATTACTCGATGTATGCTCGGGATTCCATTGCGTTGCCTGACATCCCACCCGAGATCAGCGGACTGCGCCGGAATGCCCGCGGCACGCAAGAAGTCGCTCACCTGATCGACGATCCGGCGATGCTGCGCGAGATAACGGCAATCTACTACGCGGCCACCACACACGTCGACCACGACATCGGCATCGTCTTAGCAGAACTCGAGAGGCGCGGCCTGAAGGACAATACGATCATCCTCTTCCTCTCCGATCACGGCGACATGATGGGCGACCACGGCCGCATGTATAAGCAGGTGATGTACGAAGGCGCCACCCACGTACCTTTGATTGTGCAGGCGCCTGAGTCGGTGTTCCCGTCACTGACTCCGGGCCGTGTGGTGGATGAGGTAACGGGTCACGTGGACATTGTGCCGACGGTGCTCGATCTCTGCGGCTTGCCGGTCCCGCAGGGCGTACAGGGCAAGAGTCTCGCGCCGTTGTGCGCCGGCAATAGCGCCGGTTGGCCGGATGAAGCCTTCTCCTGGATGCTTGGTGTGCCGTACACGCGGCAGGAAGCGTACATGCTGGGTACCCAGCGCATGCTGCGCACGCCTGAATACAAGCTGATCGATTACGGTGCAGACTTCTGCACGCGGTGGGAACTCTTTGACATGGCAAATGACCCGTTGGAGATGCACAATTTGGCTGACGATCCGGCGCACAAGTCAGTGCTACAGGCGCTGGCGACTCGGCTGGACGAATGGGAAGCGGAAGAACCGCCGCTGGTCCAGATCCCCGGCATGCCCACGCCGAGCTATTCCTACGTGTCCCCGGAGCGGCGGGCCGAATTCACGGCAGCATGGGATGCCGTTGTGCGCCGTCAAGCCGCATGGCGGTGGCCGGCGACTTCGTAG
- a CDS encoding sulfatase-like hydrolase/transferase, with amino-acid sequence MNKLSADGKSGNSNRKQPNVLFIMADQMRWDVLSCAGHPICRTPVLDAMAARGVRFANFYTAAPTCTPARYSIFSGRHVHVHEGWSNGWPTQDGEVFLPSILKHYGYATAIAGKLHFAPREDSFGFDDFRSFRAEGPTPERGYNAHMTRKYGEYTRDRIEEGSGGKGVGRFADPPEDYDTNWITAQSLEALDGLEQSGKPWFLFASYHDPHSPFVEPEPYFSMYARESIPLREIPPEIGKLRRDARGTQERAHVIDDPEVVQAITAIYYASTTHVDHDIGVLLAALDERGLADNTIVLFLSDHGDMMGDRGRMNKQVMYEGAAHVPLVLQVPESIHPAVTPGRVVDEITGQVDILPTVLELCGLPVPQGVQGKSLVPLCAGETAGWPNEAFAAVRAAPFVRQEAYMVGKKRMLRTPEYKLIDYGADFQTQWELFNMADDPAESRNLADDPAYRYVLSALAARLDAWQAETPSPVRVPGMPTPSYAYLPAERRAAMYAAWEANMRRSAARRWPQASSNTQ; translated from the coding sequence TTGAACAAACTTAGCGCCGACGGCAAAAGCGGCAACTCCAACCGCAAGCAACCAAACGTGCTGTTCATCATGGCGGACCAAATGCGCTGGGACGTGCTCAGTTGCGCGGGCCATCCAATATGCCGGACGCCGGTGCTCGACGCTATGGCGGCACGGGGCGTGCGCTTCGCGAATTTCTACACCGCGGCCCCGACGTGTACCCCCGCCCGCTACTCGATCTTCAGTGGACGGCACGTGCACGTCCATGAGGGCTGGAGCAACGGCTGGCCTACGCAGGATGGCGAAGTATTCCTTCCGTCTATCCTGAAGCACTACGGCTACGCGACGGCCATCGCCGGCAAGCTGCACTTCGCGCCCAGGGAGGACTCATTCGGCTTTGACGACTTTCGTTCGTTCCGTGCCGAGGGTCCGACACCGGAACGCGGCTACAACGCCCATATGACGCGAAAGTACGGTGAGTACACCCGCGATAGGATCGAGGAAGGTTCGGGGGGCAAGGGCGTGGGGCGCTTCGCTGATCCGCCGGAAGATTACGATACAAACTGGATTACGGCTCAGTCCCTGGAGGCCCTTGATGGGCTTGAACAGAGTGGCAAACCGTGGTTTCTCTTTGCCAGCTACCATGATCCGCACTCGCCCTTCGTCGAGCCGGAACCGTACTTTTCTATGTACGCTCGGGAATCCATCCCGCTGCGTGAAATTCCGCCCGAAATAGGCAAGCTGCGGCGGGACGCCCGCGGCACCCAGGAACGCGCCCACGTGATCGACGATCCCGAGGTGGTGCAAGCGATCACGGCCATCTACTACGCCTCCACGACGCACGTGGACCACGATATCGGTGTACTCTTGGCTGCGCTCGATGAACGCGGCCTCGCGGACAACACCATCGTGCTCTTTCTCTCTGACCATGGCGACATGATGGGCGATCGGGGCCGCATGAATAAACAGGTGATGTATGAAGGCGCGGCGCACGTGCCGCTCGTTCTGCAGGTCCCGGAGTCCATCCATCCGGCAGTGACCCCGGGTCGCGTGGTTGACGAAATCACCGGCCAGGTGGACATTCTGCCGACCGTACTTGAACTCTGCGGCCTCCCCGTCCCACAGGGTGTGCAGGGCAAGAGCCTCGTGCCGCTGTGCGCGGGCGAGACCGCCGGTTGGCCCAATGAGGCGTTCGCGGCGGTACGGGCCGCGCCGTTCGTGCGCCAGGAAGCGTATATGGTCGGCAAGAAACGCATGTTACGCACGCCTGAGTACAAATTGATCGACTACGGCGCGGACTTCCAGACGCAGTGGGAGCTCTTCAACATGGCCGACGACCCTGCAGAGTCCCGCAATCTCGCCGACGACCCTGCGTACCGTTACGTTCTGAGTGCGCTGGCGGCGCGGCTGGATGCGTGGCAGGCCGAAACGCCCTCACCAGTGAGAGTGCCCGGCATGCCGACGCCGAGCTATGCGTATCTTCCTGCGGAACGCCGCGCGGCAATGTACGCGGCTTGGGAGGCCAACATGCGCCGGTCGGCGGCGCGGCGCTGGCCGCAGGCTTCGTCCAATACGCAGTAG
- a CDS encoding diacylglycerol kinase, translating into MRLSEFDILRLLRATKHALRGFGDAFRSQVSIRQEVIIILVGTPLALWLGENGVERALLIGALLLILLTELLNAAIETTIDRIGPEHHELSRKAKDMAATAVLVSLIMAAIVWLLILLD; encoded by the coding sequence GTGAGGCTGAGCGAATTCGACATCCTCCGGCTGCTGCGGGCGACGAAGCACGCCTTGAGAGGGTTCGGTGATGCCTTTCGCAGCCAGGTTTCCATCCGGCAGGAAGTAATCATAATCCTGGTCGGGACTCCGCTCGCTCTCTGGCTGGGTGAAAACGGCGTCGAGCGCGCGCTGCTAATTGGCGCGCTGCTCCTCATTCTCCTAACTGAACTACTGAACGCGGCGATCGAGACGACGATCGATCGCATCGGCCCCGAGCACCACGAACTCTCCCGCAAAGCCAAGGACATGGCCGCAACCGCGGTGCTGGTTTCGCTCATCATGGCGGCCATAGTCTGGTTGCTCATTCTACTCGATTGA
- a CDS encoding homocysteine S-methyltransferase family protein: MPQDFLDRLRRGPVLGDGGYFLELERRCLGSYRGGVPLAVLDHPDGVLELHREFARAGAEVLQAVTWGVGRIDREEELHRTAVALAREAAGPDRYVAGTLSPYFGKRRPQLSAADRQEVAAFFDRRIGQQVSAGVDLFIVETFHTVAEASVVIPFIKQAGIPAVVTLTYQEDDVTRDGLSPAEGARQLVANGADVVGINCHRPPQTLLPLAREVRQAVDVPVCVQPTAYELESGAVYNREIIVPGLWTTVEPRILSRFVAAEYAKEAAGIGIEFIGGCCGMLPYHIRAMADALGKPSTLPDRPREYSVGNV, translated from the coding sequence TTGCCACAAGACTTTCTTGACCGCTTGCGGCGAGGACCGGTGCTTGGCGATGGCGGGTACTTCTTGGAGCTTGAACGCCGCTGCCTCGGCAGTTACCGGGGAGGCGTGCCGCTGGCCGTGCTCGACCACCCCGACGGCGTCTTGGAACTTCATCGCGAATTCGCCCGAGCAGGCGCGGAAGTCCTGCAGGCCGTGACGTGGGGCGTGGGCAGGATAGACCGCGAAGAGGAGCTGCACCGCACGGCCGTGGCGCTAGCGCGTGAAGCCGCCGGACCGGACCGCTACGTGGCCGGCACCCTGAGTCCCTATTTCGGCAAGCGCCGCCCGCAACTCAGCGCTGCCGACCGTCAGGAGGTTGCCGCTTTCTTCGATCGGCGCATCGGGCAACAGGTGTCGGCCGGTGTCGATCTCTTCATCGTTGAGACCTTCCACACGGTAGCAGAGGCAAGCGTTGTCATCCCTTTCATCAAGCAGGCCGGCATCCCCGCCGTCGTTACGCTCACGTATCAGGAGGACGACGTAACCCGCGACGGCCTTTCACCGGCGGAGGGAGCGCGACAACTCGTCGCTAACGGCGCCGACGTGGTGGGCATCAACTGTCACCGGCCGCCTCAGACCCTGCTCCCTCTGGCGCGCGAAGTGCGCCAAGCGGTGGATGTGCCCGTCTGCGTGCAGCCCACGGCCTATGAGTTGGAATCGGGCGCGGTGTATAACCGCGAGATCATTGTGCCCGGCCTCTGGACAACCGTGGAACCACGCATTCTTTCGCGGTTCGTCGCGGCAGAATACGCTAAGGAAGCGGCGGGGATCGGCATCGAATTTATCGGCGGCTGCTGCGGCATGCTCCCCTACCACATCCGCGCCATGGCCGACGCGCTGGGCAAACCCAGCACGCTCCCCGATAGACCACGCGAGTATAGCGTCGGCAACGTGTGA
- a CDS encoding amidohydrolase family protein: MAIASVPDIEQFIAAQPVIDTHEHTFSEADRRQRSLDLLSTEMHHYVGSDLVSAGMTPAEQARMYDQSRDPADRWDIFLRYWQFAKTTGYAKALHIACRDLFGVDDLMSAEPSLDGYRSVNEQLTASQRHEAWYRHILQERGNIPLAIPDVQSTQVDKTLFAPAMRFDSFISVSSRSGIAELERQTERSIYDLDDLVSALGVAFVKAKAEGMVTVKSGLAYRRILQYDNVPRSAAEEIFAQVAAGTRPQGDGMTQDGLTFTECKPLQDYMLHQVVRLCIDHGIPMQIHTGLHAGNGNIITNSNPTHLVNLFIQYPQARFDIFHAGYPYQSELATLGKNFQNVYVDLCWVHIISPYVARATLHEWLETIPHNKIFGFGGDYGPVELAYGHSVMARENITRVLSEKVEEGLYSVDQARIVGARLLHDNANEFFGLGQENLIT, from the coding sequence ATGGCGATTGCTTCAGTACCGGATATCGAACAATTCATCGCGGCTCAGCCGGTCATCGATACCCACGAGCATACGTTCTCCGAGGCAGACCGGCGGCAGCGTTCGCTCGATCTCCTCTCTACCGAAATGCACCACTACGTGGGTAGCGACTTGGTTTCCGCCGGCATGACCCCGGCTGAGCAGGCGCGGATGTACGACCAAAGCCGCGACCCCGCCGACCGCTGGGACATTTTCCTGCGTTACTGGCAGTTTGCCAAGACCACCGGCTACGCGAAAGCCTTGCACATTGCCTGCCGCGATCTCTTTGGGGTGGACGACCTCATGTCGGCTGAGCCGTCGCTGGATGGCTACCGCAGCGTCAACGAACAGTTGACGGCCTCGCAGCGGCATGAGGCGTGGTACCGGCACATCCTGCAAGAGCGCGGGAACATCCCGCTGGCAATCCCCGACGTACAGTCGACGCAGGTGGACAAGACCCTGTTTGCCCCGGCCATGCGCTTTGATTCCTTCATTAGTGTGAGCAGCCGCAGCGGCATTGCGGAACTGGAACGCCAGACCGAACGCAGCATTTACGATCTGGACGATCTCGTGTCTGCCCTGGGCGTTGCCTTCGTTAAAGCCAAAGCAGAGGGCATGGTGACGGTCAAGAGCGGGCTGGCCTACCGGCGCATCTTGCAGTACGACAACGTGCCCCGTTCTGCCGCTGAGGAGATCTTCGCGCAGGTAGCAGCCGGCACCAGGCCACAGGGCGATGGCATGACCCAAGACGGCTTGACGTTCACGGAGTGCAAGCCGCTGCAGGACTACATGCTGCACCAGGTGGTGCGGCTTTGCATCGACCATGGCATTCCCATGCAGATCCATACCGGCCTCCACGCCGGCAACGGCAACATCATCACGAACAGTAACCCGACGCACCTGGTGAACCTTTTCATCCAGTATCCACAGGCGCGCTTTGACATCTTCCACGCGGGCTACCCGTACCAAAGCGAGCTGGCTACGCTCGGCAAAAATTTCCAAAACGTCTACGTCGATCTCTGTTGGGTGCACATCATCAGCCCGTACGTGGCGCGGGCCACCTTGCACGAATGGCTGGAAACGATACCCCACAACAAGATATTCGGCTTTGGCGGCGACTATGGACCTGTCGAGCTGGCGTACGGCCACAGCGTGATGGCGCGGGAAAATATAACGCGGGTGCTGAGCGAAAAAGTGGAGGAAGGGCTCTATTCAGTAGACCAAGCCAGAATCGTCGGCGCCCGGCTGCTCCACGACAATGCCAATGAGTTCTTTGGGCTAGGGCAAGAGAATCTTATTACGTGA
- a CDS encoding iron-containing alcohol dehydrogenase, with translation MKKAIVHPLRFVVGPGIVSDVGAHAAALGSNALIVGGGRAMAAIKDTVTGALDEHGISYHIEHGSHVDKKRPEVDALVAKGKEIGADVVIAAGGGRVVDAAKAIAHEMGAWLISVPTVASTNATATFSASIEGDADRNVWYVGPHTVIADTRIIAQGGGRWLAAGMADALPTWTGGRIGRELRLRSGTERILGFDNVFPTGAAVAIAEWTYDTILEHGASAYHACERGVATEAVDKVVEAIVYGGGVAGPACGGVGGEHGVHPGKSKHATIERVHGEEVAFGVLVAVALMQQGDAEVRKLIRFNQSVNLPSTFADFGVQNVNRSLVCEIAEEILGPGGKSTFGLWYDVDVDLLTDVMVDVDRMAQEEKCC, from the coding sequence ATGAAGAAAGCGATCGTTCACCCGCTGCGATTTGTGGTAGGACCGGGAATCGTTAGCGATGTTGGGGCGCATGCGGCGGCGCTGGGAAGCAATGCGCTGATCGTTGGCGGCGGCCGGGCCATGGCGGCAATCAAAGATACCGTTACCGGCGCACTCGACGAACATGGTATCTCGTACCACATCGAGCACGGCAGCCACGTCGACAAGAAGCGCCCGGAAGTGGATGCCCTTGTGGCCAAGGGCAAGGAGATCGGGGCAGACGTCGTCATTGCTGCCGGTGGCGGACGGGTGGTGGACGCAGCGAAGGCCATTGCGCACGAGATGGGCGCGTGGCTTATCAGTGTGCCGACCGTCGCTTCCACCAACGCGACGGCGACTTTTAGCGCCAGCATTGAAGGCGACGCCGACCGCAATGTGTGGTACGTCGGCCCGCATACCGTCATTGCCGACACCCGCATCATCGCCCAGGGCGGCGGCCGCTGGCTGGCAGCCGGTATGGCCGATGCGTTGCCCACGTGGACGGGCGGCCGCATCGGGCGCGAGCTGCGCCTGCGCAGCGGTACTGAACGCATTCTCGGCTTCGATAACGTCTTTCCTACCGGCGCGGCCGTCGCCATTGCCGAATGGACCTACGACACGATTCTCGAGCACGGCGCCTCGGCGTATCACGCGTGCGAGCGCGGCGTGGCTACAGAAGCAGTTGATAAGGTCGTAGAAGCGATTGTCTACGGCGGCGGTGTGGCCGGCCCGGCGTGCGGCGGGGTAGGTGGAGAACACGGTGTGCATCCCGGCAAATCGAAACACGCCACCATTGAGAGGGTGCACGGCGAAGAGGTGGCATTTGGCGTTCTGGTCGCGGTGGCGCTGATGCAGCAGGGCGATGCCGAGGTGCGCAAGCTGATCCGCTTCAACCAGTCGGTCAACCTGCCCTCGACGTTTGCCGATTTCGGCGTGCAGAATGTGAACCGCAGCCTGGTGTGCGAGATTGCGGAAGAAATCCTGGGGCCGGGCGGCAAGAGTACCTTCGGCCTGTGGTACGACGTTGACGTGGACTTGCTCACCGACGTGATGGTGGATGTGGACCGCATGGCGCAGGAGGAAAAGTGCTGTTAG